The Nitrospira sp. nucleotide sequence CATCCGATCTATCCTCCCGCGGACATCGCCCAACGACTGGCTCAAACGCCAGCGACGGTTCCGCAAATTACCCCGCTTGCCGTCTCGGATCAGCTCACGCTCGCCCCTCAGAATCAAGGCTCCTACATGACTCAGCTATTCCCCACTCTGTCCGAGACACTCTATGACTTTGCCTTGCCGGTGCTTCGGGCATCACCCGCACCCATCACCCCGTTTACACTCGACCCCGAATCCACGGCCATCGACGGGGCTATGATGAAACGGCCCCCGGTGTACGGCATTATTCAAATCGGCCTCACCGATGAGCTCGTGCGTCAGGCCGTGCTGACCATGATCCAGAATGTCTTTGCCCTGACCGCCCTCATTATCGGAGCCGGCATCCTCGGCGCTCACCTGCTGACCTCGCGCATTACGACTCCGTTGCGACGCCTGGCCGGGATGGCCCGCCAGGTGACTGAGGGTACGGCGCCGGTTCAACTGTCCCCGTCCACAAACGATGAGGTCGGCCAATTGACCGGGCTCTTCAATGTCATGGCCCGCTCGGTTCAAGAGCGGAATCAGGCCATTACCACCAACCTCGAGACGATCAAACAACAATTCAGTCAGCTGACCACCCTCCATCAAGCCAGCGCCGCCATTGCGAGCACCCTGGACATGAACCACCTCCTCGACACGGTGCTCCAACTCCTGGTCGGCAATCTCGGCTTCCTGCGCATGGTGCTGGTCCTGCGGCTTGAGGAACGGGACGTGTCCTACATCGCCCGCGTCACGGGGATCTCGCCCGAGATTGCCGAGCTCGCCTATACCCTGGAGATCCCCATACGAGACGATGGCAGCATCACTGCTGATCTGTTTCTTCGCCGCGAACCGGTGCTCATCCAGGCCCTCGAGGCCGCAGCCGACCGGATCTATCCGCCGGTGATGGACTTGCTGCAACGGGCCGGCATCTCGTCGTTTATTGCCGTTCCACTCCAGAGTCATCACGGGACCTTGGGATACATAGCCGGTGATCGCGGCGCACAGATATGCACCGAAGAAGATCTTCATATTCTTCTGACGATCGCCAGCCATGTGGCCGCCGCAATTGACAACGCCCGCGCCTATGCCCACCTCTCCGAGTTGACCCAGCATCTGGAAGAACGCATCCACGAGCGCACGGAGGAACTCTCACGCGCCAATGACCAACTCCAAGCCCACGATCGACGGCGCACGACCTTCCTGTCGGTCGTGTCCCATGAATTGCGCACGCCTATGACCGCCATTCGCAGTTTTGCCGAAAACATGCTGGATGGTGTCACCGGTCCATTGACAAGCCAGCAGACGACCTACCTCACGCGGATCGAGCACAACGTGGCGCGGCTGGCCCGCATCATCAACCAGCTGTTGGATTGGTCGCGGTTGGATACCCCCAAAGATGTGCTTCGGCCTGAACCGGTCTGTATTGCAGAGATTGCCGCCACTGCCGCAGAGGGCTTGCAGACGGTCGCGGCAGAAAAACAGATCGCCCTGCGGATCCAGCCGGAGCGCCCCCTCCCCAGAATTTTCGGCGACCGCGACAAGCTGGAGCAAATCCTCTGGAATCTGATCGGCAACGCCATCAAGTTCACCCCTCCCGGCGGGGCTGTCACCGTCACGTTTTCCTGTGATGCTGCCGGGATGGTCAAGACCTGCGTGGCCGATACCGGATGCGGGATTGATCCGCTCCACTTACCAAGCGTCTTCAACGAATTTTCAAAAGTGCCGTCGTCGATGCCGTCGTCGCAAGGGGCTCAATTGGGCCTGTTCATTACCAAAACCTTGATCACGATGCACCGGGGAGAAATCTGGGCGGAGAGCACGCCCGGTCGCGGAACCTGTATCTGTTTTACGCTGCCGATCGCGCCAGCTCCGGAGACGGACCGGCAACCGCAATGAGGT carries:
- a CDS encoding ATP-binding protein, with amino-acid sequence MAAEPLSLQSPTPPPGAPTRPFVSLRTKFVVFFSLILVLTCSTLSWYFVEIRRDAMLQNLHRLGTILLTNIAHNNHFRFAGLVAEDQTTLQQYIEGLLSIDEVVYVVVMGSNGHAIARYSKGARQSLTDPQRSPSHPIYPPADIAQRLAQTPATVPQITPLAVSDQLTLAPQNQGSYMTQLFPTLSETLYDFALPVLRASPAPITPFTLDPESTAIDGAMMKRPPVYGIIQIGLTDELVRQAVLTMIQNVFALTALIIGAGILGAHLLTSRITTPLRRLAGMARQVTEGTAPVQLSPSTNDEVGQLTGLFNVMARSVQERNQAITTNLETIKQQFSQLTTLHQASAAIASTLDMNHLLDTVLQLLVGNLGFLRMVLVLRLEERDVSYIARVTGISPEIAELAYTLEIPIRDDGSITADLFLRREPVLIQALEAAADRIYPPVMDLLQRAGISSFIAVPLQSHHGTLGYIAGDRGAQICTEEDLHILLTIASHVAAAIDNARAYAHLSELTQHLEERIHERTEELSRANDQLQAHDRRRTTFLSVVSHELRTPMTAIRSFAENMLDGVTGPLTSQQTTYLTRIEHNVARLARIINQLLDWSRLDTPKDVLRPEPVCIAEIAATAAEGLQTVAAEKQIALRIQPERPLPRIFGDRDKLEQILWNLIGNAIKFTPPGGAVTVTFSCDAAGMVKTCVADTGCGIDPLHLPSVFNEFSKVPSSMPSSQGAQLGLFITKTLITMHRGEIWAESTPGRGTCICFTLPIAPAPETDRQPQ